In Cetobacterium sp. ZOR0034, one genomic interval encodes:
- a CDS encoding mechanosensitive ion channel — translation MEELKVLILNNVTLNIIASIIILLVGLAIASVVVSKLEHLFIKTKLFSNLEHEITGKEGGSSTYAIKTLLKFIYYIFVIFIIGIIMEKLGFSRLVNPILNLLDPIFSYIPNVLGGVVLLIIAIILAKLAQKFSEMFFKKLNVDEKINSKDSGVSLSKIFSEIISLVVFILILPGVLAALKLDRILIPITDMLTKFLNYIPSLIAAALVLIVGWFIASKLRDILKGVLDSFNLDEKLSIDGKVLFEGKLSTILSNIVYILILIPVFSASLNYLGLELIISPVISMLHILFNYVPNLVGVALVVVIALYFGKIIESIITNLLVGLKFDSYLEKAGLKTIENNYSKLVGKISKILILYFAIIQSIEILNFGALQDLSLKLTLLLGDIFLGVVIVAIGIVVANYVSKIIRNTSLDNKDQIALVAKVAIIVFVGAMGLGQMGIANEIINLAFGFTIGAIAIAFAVAFGIGGKDLAKEKLQKLNCCKKDECKEKEEQRED, via the coding sequence ATGGAAGAGCTTAAAGTTTTAATTCTTAACAATGTAACACTAAATATTATTGCATCAATCATTATTTTATTGGTAGGACTAGCTATCGCATCTGTTGTAGTTAGTAAATTAGAACACCTTTTTATAAAAACAAAACTATTTTCAAATTTAGAGCATGAAATAACAGGAAAAGAGGGTGGAAGTAGTACTTATGCTATAAAGACACTTCTTAAATTTATTTACTATATATTTGTAATATTTATAATAGGAATAATAATGGAGAAATTAGGGTTTAGCAGATTAGTTAATCCAATATTAAATCTACTAGATCCAATATTCTCATATATACCAAATGTTTTAGGAGGAGTTGTCCTTCTAATAATCGCAATCATTTTAGCTAAATTAGCTCAAAAGTTCTCAGAGATGTTCTTCAAAAAATTAAATGTCGATGAAAAAATTAATTCAAAAGATAGTGGAGTTTCACTTTCAAAAATATTCAGTGAAATTATATCTTTAGTGGTATTTATATTAATTTTACCAGGAGTTTTAGCAGCTTTAAAATTAGATAGAATTCTTATTCCTATAACAGATATGTTAACTAAGTTTTTAAATTATATTCCTAGCTTGATAGCTGCGGCTTTAGTTTTAATAGTAGGATGGTTTATAGCTTCAAAATTAAGAGATATTTTAAAGGGAGTTTTAGACTCGTTTAACTTAGATGAAAAACTAAGTATAGATGGAAAAGTTTTATTCGAAGGTAAGCTTTCAACTATTTTATCTAACATAGTTTACATCTTAATTTTAATACCAGTATTCTCAGCTTCACTTAACTATTTAGGATTAGAGTTGATAATTTCACCAGTTATAAGTATGTTACACATTTTATTTAATTATGTTCCTAACTTAGTTGGTGTAGCTTTAGTAGTAGTTATCGCTTTATATTTTGGAAAAATAATAGAAAGTATTATAACAAATTTACTAGTTGGTTTAAAATTTGATTCATATTTAGAAAAAGCTGGATTAAAAACAATTGAAAATAACTATTCAAAACTAGTTGGAAAAATATCAAAAATATTAATACTTTATTTTGCAATTATTCAATCAATCGAAATTTTAAACTTTGGAGCACTTCAAGATTTAAGTTTAAAATTGACACTTCTTTTAGGAGATATCTTCTTAGGAGTTGTGATTGTTGCGATTGGAATTGTAGTTGCGAACTATGTTTCAAAAATAATAAGAAATACCTCGTTAGATAATAAAGATCAGATTGCACTTGTAGCTAAAGTTGCAATAATAGTTTTTGTTGGCGCTATGGGACTTGGACAAATGGGAATTGCAAACGAAATTATAAACTTAGCATTTGGATTTACTATCGGAGCAATAGCAATAGCTTTTGCAGTGGCATTTGGTATAGGTGGAAAAGATTTAGCAAAGGAAAAACTTCAAAAGTTGAATTGTTGTAAAAAAGATGAGTGTAAAGAAAAAGAAGAGCAAAGAGAAGATTAG
- a CDS encoding FtsX-like permease family protein codes for MRYEIKIAYKFLMKSKGQTLFLLTAIATGVAVQVFISLLIVSLQNNIIDTVLGNIAHIVVEDGDNRNALKKSNETYNYGNFSIERDRIANYENIINSLKKNKSIKNIVPTLESNALYERGGKSIALQIRGVDLEVGDSIFKVKDKVYSGKNIIESNKILIGKRVAEDYNLSPNDILNITLPNGEKERFIVNGIFDLENSVSNNGLVYMDMQKAQRVFQKKGYVNKINIQLNNIFLGDIIAYDLENNFSDLKATSWMKDGKQLLNALRSQTISTTVIRTVILLSTTLSIASVLYITVVQKTKEIGILKAIGATDFSIGFIFLFQGVFVGFLGAVLGCIFGSVLINIFQITAKPSFKIEIEFLQLLKVIVFSTISGVIAAYIPGRKSMKLNPIEVIKGE; via the coding sequence ATGAGATACGAAATTAAAATTGCTTATAAATTTTTAATGAAGTCTAAAGGACAAACACTTTTTTTACTGACAGCTATAGCAACAGGAGTTGCTGTACAAGTTTTTATTTCATTATTAATTGTCTCTCTTCAAAATAATATTATAGATACAGTTCTTGGAAATATAGCTCATATAGTTGTAGAAGATGGTGACAACAGAAACGCTCTTAAAAAAAGCAACGAAACTTATAACTATGGAAATTTCTCAATTGAAAGAGATAGGATAGCTAACTACGAAAATATAATAAATAGTTTAAAAAAAAATAAAAGTATAAAAAATATAGTTCCAACTTTAGAGAGTAATGCACTTTACGAAAGAGGTGGGAAATCTATCGCACTACAAATACGTGGTGTTGATTTAGAAGTAGGAGATTCAATTTTCAAAGTAAAGGATAAAGTTTATTCTGGTAAAAATATAATTGAGTCTAATAAAATTTTAATTGGAAAGAGAGTAGCTGAAGATTATAATCTCTCTCCTAACGATATTTTAAATATCACTCTTCCAAACGGAGAGAAAGAACGCTTTATAGTGAATGGAATATTTGATTTAGAAAATTCAGTATCAAATAATGGATTGGTATATATGGATATGCAAAAAGCTCAAAGAGTTTTTCAAAAAAAGGGATATGTAAATAAGATAAATATTCAACTTAACAATATTTTTTTAGGAGATATCATCGCATATGATTTAGAGAATAATTTTTCAGATTTAAAAGCAACATCTTGGATGAAAGATGGAAAACAACTATTGAATGCTTTAAGATCTCAGACAATTTCAACAACCGTTATAAGAACGGTAATTTTACTCTCAACAACTTTGAGTATAGCCAGTGTTTTATACATAACCGTTGTTCAAAAAACAAAAGAGATTGGAATATTAAAAGCTATTGGAGCAACAGATTTTTCTATAGGATTCATATTTTTATTTCAAGGAGTTTTTGTTGGATTTTTAGGAGCTGTTTTAGGTTGCATATTTGGAAGTGTTCTAATAAACATCTTCCAAATAACAGCAAAACCTAGTTTCAAAATAGAGATTGAGTTTTTACAACTTTTAAAAGTTATAGTTTTCTCCACTATATCAGGAGTGATTGCCGCATATATCCCAGGTAGAAAATCTATGAAATTAAATCCAATAGAGGTGATTAAAGGTGAGTGA
- a CDS encoding ABC transporter ATP-binding protein, producing the protein MSEILKLVEVFKSYDGKNNVLKNIDLNIEKGEFIGIIGQSGSGKSTLLNIIGALDTPSKGDIYFNGENISHYNSEKRSQFRNKNIGFIFQFHFLLPQFNVIENILIPNWIDSGKDSHDKKENALEILRDMKLEDIAYRDSQNISGGQQQRVAIARALINKPAIVLADEPTGNLDSKTSSQIYNLLRDINKKYKTTFLIVTHNSEIAALCDRVIEISDGVIK; encoded by the coding sequence GTGAGTGAGATTCTAAAATTAGTCGAAGTTTTCAAATCTTATGATGGTAAAAATAATGTTTTGAAAAATATAGATTTAAATATAGAGAAAGGTGAGTTCATAGGAATAATTGGTCAAAGTGGAAGCGGAAAAAGCACTCTCTTAAATATAATAGGTGCTTTGGATACTCCATCTAAAGGAGATATCTATTTTAACGGCGAAAATATATCTCACTATAATTCTGAAAAGAGATCTCAATTTAGAAATAAAAATATTGGATTTATATTTCAATTTCACTTTTTACTTCCTCAATTCAATGTTATTGAAAATATACTTATTCCAAATTGGATAGATAGTGGTAAAGATTCGCATGATAAAAAGGAGAATGCTTTAGAGATTCTAAGAGATATGAAATTGGAAGATATTGCTTATAGAGATTCTCAAAATATATCAGGAGGACAACAACAAAGAGTTGCAATAGCAAGAGCTTTGATAAATAAACCTGCAATAGTTTTAGCAGATGAACCCACAGGAAATTTAGATTCTAAAACTAGTTCTCAAATCTATAATCTTTTAAGAGATATAAATAAAAAATATAAAACTACATTTTTAATTGTAACTCATAATTCTGAAATTGCAGCACTTTGTGATCGAGTTATAGAGATTAGTGATGGCGTTATAAAATAG
- a CDS encoding efflux RND transporter periplasmic adaptor subunit, producing the protein MKVSKKIVLSLLFLLGGVVVSYVVLKPKKMEAIKIKKENYTEKILVSGVVSGIENSIISSSLNGTIDKIFFKEGDFVKKGDLIAKFLTADIEASIKQKEAELLSAKAELENTETIVLSNLSLLLKNSKIEYENAKSEFEKYSKLYENKYINVIELNSKRNTLIEKEIKVQNAMNDLFSSKSGPNKKIVLANLKNKEENLKYEKEQEKKYYIFAPYDSYIRERYVDIGETVAPYSELFLISSLESKIIEIELDEKYSEKVKVGDKITIYSFGNEKTTGVGNIYFVGKSVNEKKGVLQLKGNFENSSEKFIYGSSVNVEINGQNLESSYLVPKDYIVSKNEKKSIWRERKGKAEEIEVETFDVLDGVVLKENNTLSEDEIIFLKPDKNIEFGERIDYEIRN; encoded by the coding sequence ATGAAAGTTAGCAAAAAAATAGTTCTATCGCTCCTTTTTCTTCTAGGTGGAGTAGTAGTGTCGTATGTCGTATTAAAACCTAAAAAAATGGAAGCTATAAAAATTAAAAAAGAAAATTATACAGAGAAAATCCTTGTCTCTGGAGTAGTTAGTGGAATTGAAAACTCAATCATTTCAAGTTCATTAAATGGAACAATAGACAAAATATTTTTTAAAGAGGGTGATTTTGTAAAAAAAGGTGATTTAATTGCAAAATTTTTAACAGCGGATATCGAAGCATCAATTAAACAAAAAGAAGCAGAGCTTCTCTCTGCAAAAGCTGAATTAGAAAATACAGAAACAATAGTGCTCTCTAATCTCTCTCTCCTATTAAAAAACTCTAAAATAGAATATGAGAATGCTAAAAGTGAGTTTGAGAAATATTCAAAGCTTTATGAAAATAAATATATAAATGTAATAGAACTAAATTCAAAGCGTAATACTTTAATTGAAAAGGAGATTAAAGTTCAAAATGCTATGAACGATTTATTCTCATCTAAGAGTGGTCCTAATAAAAAAATAGTATTAGCAAACTTAAAAAATAAAGAGGAGAATTTAAAATATGAAAAAGAACAGGAAAAAAAATATTATATTTTTGCTCCTTACGATTCATATATAAGAGAACGATATGTCGATATCGGAGAAACTGTCGCACCATACTCTGAACTTTTTTTAATCTCTTCATTAGAATCTAAAATAATAGAGATAGAGTTAGATGAAAAATATTCTGAAAAAGTAAAAGTTGGAGATAAAATTACAATATATTCTTTTGGAAATGAAAAAACAACAGGAGTTGGAAATATATATTTTGTTGGAAAAAGTGTAAATGAGAAAAAAGGAGTTCTTCAGCTTAAAGGAAATTTTGAAAATTCTTCTGAAAAATTTATATATGGTAGCAGTGTGAACGTAGAGATTAATGGTCAAAATTTAGAAAGTAGTTATCTAGTTCCAAAAGACTATATAGTTTCGAAAAATGAAAAAAAATCTATATGGAGAGAAAGGAAAGGAAAAGCAGAAGAGATTGAAGTTGAAACATTTGATGTTTTAGATGGAGTAGTTTTAAAAGAGAATAATACTCTTTCAGAAGATGAGATAATTTTTTTAAAACCAGATAAAAATATAGAATTTGGTGAGAGGATAGACTATGAGATACGAAATTAA